The Microplitis demolitor isolate Queensland-Clemson2020A chromosome 8, iyMicDemo2.1a, whole genome shotgun sequence genome has a segment encoding these proteins:
- the LOC103576030 gene encoding inorganic pyrophosphatase encodes MAALMCLHTFRSYGLKKLAFPFSLVAKQLLNSCNRQLLTNKRQKLIMSYTTVESGAPHTTDFKIYFKKETAISPFHDIPLYADESSKILHMVVEVPRWTNAKMEINLKEPLNPIKQDVKNGKLRFVANCFPHHGYIWNYGALPQTWENPEVLDEATGLKGDNDPIDVLEIGYRVAKRGEVLKVKVLGIVALIDEGETDWKVIVIDVNDPLADQMNDVADVDKFYPGLLKATVEWFKIYKIPDGKPENQFAFNGEAKPRDFALHIIEEVHEHWKNLIKRDTETPGISCANVTVEDSPFKIDASTAEEIISNAPESSESAGLEPVVDKWHYVHLK; translated from the exons ATGGCAGCCTTGATGTGCCTGCACACGTTTCGTAGTTACGGTTTGAAGAAATTAGCGTTTCCGTTTAGTTTAGTCGCTAAACAACTTCTAAACAGCTGTAATAgacaattattaacaaataaaagacaaaaattaataatgtcgTACACCACGGTAGAATCTGGTGCTCCGCATACAactgatttcaaaatttacttca AAAAAGAAACTGCTATCTCACCTTTCCATGACATTCCGCTATATGCAGATGagtcaagtaaaattttacacATGGTGGTTGAAGTACCACGATGGACTAACgctaaaatggaaataaatttaaaagaaccCCTAAATCCCATCAAACAAGATGTTAAAAATGGTAAACTTCGTTTTGTTGCTAATTGTTTTCCCCATCACGGATATATCTGGAATTATGGAGCTTTACctcaa ACTTGGGAAAATCCAGAAGTTTTGGATGAAGCTACTGGACTCAAAGGAGATAATGATCCTATTGATGTTCTAGAAATTGGATACAGG gtCGCTAAAAGAGGTGAAGTATTGAAAGTTAAAGTTTTGGGAATCGTAGCTCTTATCGATgaag GTGAAACCGACTGGAAAGTCATAGTAATCGATGTCAATGATCCATTAGCTGATCAAATGAATG atgttgctgatgttgataaattttatccagGTTTATTAAAAGCAACCGTTGAAtggtttaaaatatataaaattcctGACGGCAAACCAGAAAATCAATTTGCTTTCAATGGTGAAGCAAAACCTCGTGACTTTGCATTACATATTATTGAAGAGGTACACGaacattggaaaaatttaattaaacgtgATACTGAAACTCCAGGAATATCATG tgCTAATGTAACTGTAGAAGATAGTCCTTTTAAAATTGATGCAAGTACCGCTGAGGAAATTATAAGTAATGCACCTGAATCATCTGAGTCAGCGGGTCTAGAACCTGTTG TTGATAAATGGCATTACGTGCATCTCAAGTGA
- the LOC103576037 gene encoding venom protease — protein MNIYPGWLTQLILTLLIIESTQSQETNCINPINLPGQCINIRSCSPLLELLRSYGTSVSDFLRNSLCGFDGRDPKVCCPISESNSNVNHEFPTTPSPPRPTLRNSSYGPLFPPQCGSSNGPIPKVVGGVPAALGAWPWIAALGYRSTKHPNRPSWLCGGSLISSRHVLTAAHCVYQRRDLYIVRLGDLNLDDTVDDGANPVDILIDTATIHPDYSPNHYTNDIAMIKLQQDVQFTPNLQPICLPFVNELINKDFVYSVPFIAGWGSIYFRGPSSSDLQQLQLPVIEEEKCVNAFKRFKTAVIDNRVMCAGYAKGGKDACQGDSGGPLMYPVGRSFYIIGVVSYGYRCAEPGIPGVYTRVGAFVDFITSNLN, from the exons aaaCGAATTGTATAAATCCCATAAATCTACCAGGACAATGTATTAATATTAGAAGTTGTTCACCACTGTTAGAATTACTCAGAAGTTATGGTACTTCTGTGAGTGATTTCTTACGGAATTCCCTGTGTGGTTTTGATGGCCGAGACCCAAAAGTATGCTGTCCAATAAGTGAAAGTAATTCCAATGTAAATCATGAATTCCCGACAACACCGTCACCACCACGACCCACACTACGAAACTCCTCATATGGTCCACTATTTCCACCTCAATGTGGTAGTTCTAATGGTCCGATACCTAAAGTTGTTGGTGGAGTACCAGCAGCACTTG gTGCTTGGCCTTGGATAGCCGCTTTGGGGTATCGATCTACTAAACATCCAAATCGACCATCATGGCTTTGTGGCGGAAGTTTGATATCCTCACGTCACGTTCTGACGGCTGCACATTGCGTTTATCAACGTCGAGACCTATATATCGTTCGTCTTGGTGATCTTAATCTTGACGATACCGTTGATGACGGAGCTAATCCAGTTGATATTTTAATCGATACAGCTACTATTCATCCGGATTACAGTCCTAATCATTATACCAATGATATTGCCATGATAAAATTACAACAAGATGTTCAATTTACTC caAATTTGCAGCCGATATGTTTACCATTTGTGAACGAGCTTATCAACAAAGACTTTGTCTATAGTGTGCCTTTTATTGCTGGTTGGGGATCAATTTATTTCCGAGGGCCTAGTTCTTCAGATTTACAGCAGCTTCAGTTGCCTGTAATTGAAGAAGAAAAATGCGTAAATGCTTTCAAACGATTTAAAACTGCAGTAATTGATAATCGTGTTATGTGTGCTGGTTATGCTAAAGGTGGAAAAGATGCGTGTCag ggaGACAGTGGCGGGCCTCTGATGTATCCAGTAGGAAGATCGTTTTATATTATCGGTGTTGTGTCTTATGGATATCGATGTGCTGAGCCCGGAATACCAGGAGTATATACAAGAGTGGGGGCATTTGTCGACTTTATAAcatctaatttaaattaa